One genomic region from Rhodospirillaceae bacterium encodes:
- a CDS encoding SAM-dependent chlorinase/fluorinase, whose translation MIVLFTDFGLPYTGQMRSALRQAGWRGDIISLFDDAPSFDPKASAYLLATYADDFPDNAVFVCVIDPGVGSDRAPVALKAGAQWFVGPDNGLFEVLIRRRDATAWRLTWQPDRLSNSFHGRDLFAPVAAKLALGVDPATLAEPHAPLRMEAWPDDLAEIIYIDGLGNAMTGLRADSLSKDAEIKVAGQQLSLAETFSNREPGQAFWYKNANGLVEISVNLGRADQELGLKPGNSLKILNK comes from the coding sequence ATGATCGTCCTCTTCACCGATTTTGGATTGCCCTATACGGGCCAGATGCGCTCAGCCCTGCGCCAGGCTGGTTGGCGGGGCGATATCATATCTCTGTTCGATGATGCGCCGTCCTTCGATCCCAAGGCATCTGCCTATCTTTTGGCGACCTATGCGGATGATTTCCCAGATAATGCTGTATTTGTGTGCGTTATCGACCCCGGCGTCGGCAGCGACCGTGCGCCTGTGGCCCTAAAAGCGGGTGCGCAATGGTTCGTCGGCCCTGATAACGGCCTGTTTGAGGTGTTGATAAGGCGCCGTGATGCAACGGCTTGGCGACTCACTTGGCAGCCTGACCGTCTCTCAAATTCCTTTCATGGGCGTGATCTGTTTGCACCTGTTGCTGCAAAGCTCGCGTTGGGGGTTGATCCCGCAACACTAGCTGAGCCACATGCCCCCCTGCGGATGGAGGCCTGGCCTGATGACTTGGCAGAGATCATCTATATCGATGGATTGGGTAATGCGATGACGGGTCTAAGGGCCGATAGTTTGTCCAAAGATGCTGAAATTAAGGTTGCAGGGCAACAACTTAGCCTTGCCGAAACGTTCTCAAACCGCGAACCAGGGCAGGCCTTTTGGTATAAGAACGCTAACGGATTGGTGGAAATTTCGGTTAACCTTGGCCGTGCAGACCAGGAGTTGGGGCTGAAACCGGGTAATTCCCTCAAAATATTGAATAAATAA
- a CDS encoding DUF4340 domain-containing protein — MNSKTFVWLSALTVVVVIAAGFSVAERYWNSQTVRVEHSAFPDLADTMNDVAEIRIENSDGRYSVKRVKDKWIVVDKHNYPAKFSKIREMIAAVSNLLVVDAKTKNPKLYSRISVQDTKGKDFDSKYLGLKDASGKVLAELIIGNRKFSMGGGEDDEGIYFRRPSEEQAYLGRGRLELSRDILDWLDQTLVNVKIARIKWVHTLTADGNEIIISRKTAAVKDFLLETLPAGAKLSDSADDKLTDLANGLKDMELRDISPEGGITFPEDKIFSATYHTFKGLTVTLKMFTTGNDTWARVSANADRKSADAVKEAEVINTRTKGWVFKLWDYKVKPLQIKMKDLLEKPKKKKSS, encoded by the coding sequence ATGAACTCTAAAACCTTTGTCTGGTTGTCCGCTCTTACTGTCGTCGTTGTCATTGCCGCTGGGTTCAGCGTCGCAGAACGCTACTGGAACTCGCAGACTGTCCGCGTTGAACATTCGGCTTTCCCGGACTTGGCAGATACGATGAACGATGTCGCTGAAATCCGTATTGAAAATTCCGACGGTCGGTACAGTGTCAAACGGGTGAAAGACAAGTGGATCGTCGTTGATAAGCACAACTATCCGGCCAAATTTTCGAAAATTCGCGAGATGATTGCCGCGGTATCTAATCTTTTGGTGGTCGATGCAAAGACAAAAAATCCAAAGCTGTATTCGCGTATTTCTGTGCAGGATACCAAGGGCAAAGATTTTGATTCCAAGTATTTGGGATTGAAAGATGCTTCCGGAAAAGTGCTCGCAGAACTTATAATCGGCAACCGCAAATTCAGCATGGGCGGTGGTGAAGACGACGAAGGCATCTATTTCCGTCGTCCGAGTGAAGAACAGGCCTATCTTGGCCGCGGGCGTTTGGAACTTTCCCGCGATATTCTAGATTGGCTCGACCAGACTTTGGTTAATGTCAAAATCGCTCGGATTAAATGGGTTCATACTCTGACGGCAGACGGCAATGAAATTATTATTTCCCGCAAAACGGCGGCAGTTAAGGACTTCTTGTTGGAAACCCTGCCTGCCGGTGCCAAACTGAGCGACAGTGCTGATGACAAGCTCACTGACCTCGCCAATGGCCTGAAAGATATGGAGTTGCGTGATATCTCGCCTGAGGGTGGTATTACGTTCCCCGAGGACAAGATCTTCTCCGCGACCTACCATACGTTTAAAGGCCTGACGGTGACCCTTAAGATGTTTACCACCGGTAATGATACCTGGGCCCGAGTGAGCGCCAACGCCGACCGAAAGTCCGCTGACGCCGTGAAAGAGGCTGAAGTTATCAATACCCGGACCAAGGGCTGGGTGTTCAAGCTGTGGGACTACAAGGTCAAGCCGCTTCAGATCAAAATGAAGGACTTGTTGGAAAAGCCCAAAAAGAAAAAATCGTCTTAA
- a CDS encoding toluene tolerance protein, translating to MKFVLLLSKPLIPTFILLAALVASSPSKAEDTGATTVVDTFHEALLDTMKSAKKLGIKGRYEILAPTIEGSFDLHTTVRVATGKAWRKASSSEKNQLVDAFRHWSISTYASQFSGYSGQSFKTHGERAGPQRTQLVKTDIVRPGKKPVGLTYVLKQKEKKWRIVDVLLENSISQLAVRRSEYRGILKNGGITSLVGTLKALSKKLLNP from the coding sequence ATGAAGTTTGTTTTACTCCTTTCGAAGCCTCTAATTCCCACCTTTATTCTGCTTGCAGCATTGGTAGCTTCATCGCCGTCAAAAGCAGAGGACACGGGCGCGACTACCGTTGTTGATACATTTCATGAGGCCCTTTTGGATACGATGAAATCCGCAAAAAAGCTTGGAATTAAAGGACGTTACGAGATTCTTGCCCCAACAATAGAGGGGTCGTTTGATCTCCATACCACGGTTCGCGTCGCAACTGGAAAGGCTTGGCGCAAGGCCTCGAGTTCAGAGAAAAATCAGCTCGTCGATGCCTTTCGGCACTGGAGCATCAGCACCTATGCATCCCAGTTTAGTGGCTACTCGGGACAGAGCTTCAAAACCCATGGCGAGAGAGCCGGGCCACAACGTACTCAACTGGTAAAAACCGACATTGTAAGGCCTGGAAAAAAACCAGTCGGGTTGACTTACGTTTTGAAACAAAAGGAAAAAAAGTGGCGAATCGTCGATGTTCTCTTGGAAAATTCGATCAGCCAATTGGCTGTCAGACGCTCTGAATATCGCGGAATCTTGAAGAATGGCGGAATCACGAGCTTAGTTGGGACGCTGAAAGCCCTTTCCAAGAAACTTCTTAACCCTTAA
- a CDS encoding VacJ family lipoprotein, with the protein MQLVKKFLPISVAFLFGLFVLVGPTGQALAADSDGFDSSTLAVASADVQLAGKHSMKKDADDANDPLESINRAIFSFNEFLLQNLIRPVAVVYRDSLPKPIQNVIGNFLHNLNSPTILANDLLQLEFGRAVTTAKRFAINSTVGLFGFTDPAAEMGYQKHKEDLGQTFAVWGVGEGFYMILPILGPSNPRDLVGRIGDGYMDPLNMWANNTDRDWIPWSRALVGGIHLYSGLVDELDEVKKTSVDYYATIRSLARQKRAAEIRNGKEADLPAIPDLGYDYDNLNDDLKQPAAAPVLPVKKSDQVS; encoded by the coding sequence GTGCAACTAGTAAAAAAGTTTCTTCCCATAAGTGTCGCGTTTCTATTTGGTCTTTTCGTCTTAGTTGGCCCGACCGGGCAGGCTTTGGCAGCTGACAGCGACGGTTTCGATAGTTCCACTCTGGCGGTTGCATCGGCTGATGTTCAATTGGCAGGTAAGCACAGCATGAAGAAGGATGCTGACGATGCTAATGACCCACTTGAAAGCATCAACCGGGCCATCTTCAGCTTTAACGAATTCCTGCTGCAGAACTTGATCCGGCCGGTTGCCGTCGTTTACCGGGATAGCCTTCCCAAACCAATCCAGAATGTTATCGGCAACTTCCTGCACAACTTAAATTCGCCGACTATTCTCGCGAATGATTTATTGCAGCTTGAATTTGGGCGCGCGGTAACAACGGCTAAGCGTTTTGCCATCAACTCCACTGTTGGTTTGTTTGGCTTTACTGACCCGGCTGCCGAAATGGGATACCAAAAGCACAAGGAAGACCTTGGCCAGACCTTCGCCGTTTGGGGCGTTGGCGAGGGCTTCTATATGATCTTGCCGATCCTCGGCCCCTCCAACCCGCGTGATCTGGTTGGCAGAATTGGTGATGGCTATATGGATCCGCTGAACATGTGGGCCAATAATACAGACAGAGATTGGATTCCCTGGTCCCGTGCATTGGTCGGTGGCATCCACCTTTATTCTGGTTTGGTTGATGAATTGGACGAGGTCAAGAAAACGTCGGTCGATTACTATGCGACGATCCGTAGCTTAGCGCGTCAAAAGCGGGCAGCGGAAATTCGCAACGGCAAGGAAGCTGACTTGCCAGCGATCCCCGACCTTGGCTATGACTACGATAATTTGAACGATGATTTGAAACAGCCTGCTGCGGCTCCAGTTCTTCCTGTGAAGAAGTCGGACCAAGTTTCTTAA
- a CDS encoding MBL fold metallo-hydrolase encodes MSFEVRFWGVRGSIACASSQYTTYGGNTSCVEVRIDDRIIVLDAGTGIRELGKKILADGVTSAHLMFTHTHWDHINGFPFFVPAYIPTHSFNILAGHLKDRRGSIRHTLSSQMVGPMFPIPLEAMQSDLQFDDFSAGETFDLYPDVRVRTAPLKHPNEATGYRIEHAGKSVCYITDTEHDAKKPDEKILRLIDGADVVIYDCTYTEEEYPSKVGWGHSTWNEGMRLCQFANVKKFVVFHHDPEHDDTRMAEIEAEVIKAWDQSVVAREGMVIDLMAV; translated from the coding sequence ATGTCGTTTGAAGTAAGATTTTGGGGAGTGCGGGGCAGCATTGCCTGCGCATCATCCCAGTATACGACCTACGGCGGCAATACCAGTTGTGTCGAAGTGCGCATTGACGACCGAATCATTGTCTTGGATGCTGGCACCGGCATTCGTGAATTGGGCAAAAAAATTCTCGCTGACGGCGTAACCAGTGCACACTTGATGTTCACCCATACCCATTGGGACCACATCAATGGGTTTCCATTTTTCGTGCCGGCTTACATCCCAACGCATTCATTCAATATTTTGGCAGGCCATCTCAAGGATCGGCGCGGCTCTATCCGTCACACCCTCTCGAGCCAGATGGTTGGACCCATGTTCCCGATCCCATTGGAAGCGATGCAATCAGACCTGCAGTTCGATGATTTTTCGGCGGGAGAGACGTTTGATCTTTATCCCGACGTCCGGGTCCGCACAGCCCCCTTGAAACACCCTAATGAAGCGACAGGCTACCGGATCGAACATGCTGGAAAGTCGGTTTGTTACATCACCGACACAGAGCACGATGCGAAGAAGCCCGATGAAAAAATTCTTCGATTGATTGATGGTGCCGATGTCGTCATCTACGACTGCACCTATACGGAAGAAGAATACCCGTCGAAGGTTGGTTGGGGGCATTCCACCTGGAACGAAGGCATGCGGTTATGCCAATTCGCAAACGTCAAAAAGTTCGTCGTTTTCCACCACGACCCAGAACATGATGACACCCGCATGGCGGAGATCGAGGCTGAGGTTATTAAAGCCTGGGATCAATCCGTCGTCGCCAGAGAAGGCATGGTTATCGACCTTATGGCCGTATAA
- a CDS encoding ABC transporter ATP-binding protein, producing MEKMIALSGLTKKFGPILAVDDISLTVNRGEVVGFLGPNGAGKTTTMRMVTGFLPPSAGTAEVCGFDVVNDPISVKQKIGYVPEGAPLYDDMTPKQFLEFIAGVRGITGTEVKQRIDEVVEKVRLGDMLHRPIETLSKGYKRRVALAQAILHNPEVLILDEPTDGLDPNQKDQVRNLINEMAKDKAIVISTHILEEVEAVCTRAVIISNGALVFDGTPEDMERKSTLHNAVSVRLKEDLLEKAQSEISGLASVKGIETVGQTNGMATLLIRPNDDKIIISEVSERIRTGGLEVDEVRAERGDMFEVFHQLTAAGE from the coding sequence ATGGAAAAGATGATTGCGCTTTCGGGGCTGACGAAAAAGTTTGGCCCGATTTTAGCTGTCGACGACATCAGTCTCACCGTCAATCGGGGAGAAGTCGTTGGTTTCTTGGGGCCCAACGGTGCGGGCAAAACAACAACAATGCGAATGGTAACAGGATTCCTGCCCCCGTCAGCGGGCACGGCGGAAGTCTGTGGCTTCGACGTGGTGAACGATCCGATCTCTGTAAAACAGAAGATCGGATATGTGCCGGAAGGTGCACCACTGTATGACGACATGACGCCAAAGCAGTTTTTGGAGTTCATTGCCGGCGTGCGTGGTATTACAGGGACAGAGGTGAAGCAACGGATCGACGAGGTGGTCGAAAAAGTGCGCCTAGGCGATATGCTGCATCGCCCTATTGAAACCCTGTCAAAAGGCTACAAACGCCGTGTGGCCCTGGCTCAGGCCATATTGCACAACCCAGAAGTCCTGATCTTGGACGAACCCACGGATGGTTTGGACCCGAATCAAAAAGACCAAGTCCGAAACTTGATCAACGAAATGGCAAAAGACAAAGCCATCGTGATCTCCACCCATATTCTGGAAGAGGTCGAAGCGGTATGTACCCGCGCTGTGATCATTTCCAATGGTGCGTTGGTGTTCGATGGCACGCCTGAGGACATGGAACGCAAATCAACCCTCCACAACGCAGTATCAGTTCGATTGAAAGAAGACTTGCTCGAGAAAGCACAGTCTGAAATCTCCGGCTTGGCCAGCGTTAAGGGCATTGAAACCGTGGGACAAACCAACGGTATGGCGACCCTGTTGATCCGACCGAACGACGATAAAATCATCATTAGCGAAGTCAGTGAACGTATTCGCACCGGTGGCTTGGAAGTAGATGAGGTTCGGGCCGAACGTGGTGACATGTTCGAGGTCTTCCATCAATTAACGGCGGCGGGAGAATAG
- a CDS encoding ferritin-like domain-containing protein, giving the protein MTLTEEKPIPDESPLKGWTSDHEGELRIGSEEHKQMFCRMLLDTYDPYKPAVIDWPELEGDALARLTGLPFWQIAVETESETSMRMQCAADATKDPLIKEAISLNAFEERRHKDVLENMIRFYGIKLKPEPDYPTPTKPNWAFTQTGYGECFDSFFAFGLFKVARDSGFFPEELVEVFEPVIQEEARHILFFVNWLAYQGTQQPLVMRPYFHLTRFYAVWKKARNRLKLARSKTNNSNMTLKGHKAMGIKLTPASFMDLCLSENDRRMDCFDSRLLRPKFMPSVVKMSRRFIHD; this is encoded by the coding sequence ATGACGCTGACCGAAGAAAAACCCATACCTGATGAAAGCCCGCTTAAGGGTTGGACAAGTGACCATGAGGGTGAACTTCGCATTGGTTCGGAAGAACACAAACAAATGTTCTGCCGGATGCTTCTGGATACCTACGACCCTTATAAACCTGCTGTTATCGACTGGCCTGAACTGGAGGGTGACGCCTTGGCGCGGTTGACCGGATTGCCATTCTGGCAAATCGCCGTGGAGACGGAGAGTGAGACCTCCATGCGAATGCAGTGCGCTGCTGATGCAACGAAGGATCCTTTGATCAAGGAAGCCATTTCGCTTAATGCCTTCGAAGAACGTCGACATAAGGACGTTCTCGAGAACATGATCCGATTTTATGGGATCAAACTTAAGCCGGAGCCAGACTACCCAACGCCGACAAAACCCAATTGGGCCTTCACTCAGACCGGATATGGCGAATGCTTCGATTCGTTTTTCGCATTTGGATTGTTCAAGGTCGCCCGAGATTCTGGGTTCTTTCCGGAAGAACTCGTCGAAGTCTTCGAACCCGTCATCCAGGAAGAAGCCCGTCATATTCTATTTTTCGTGAACTGGTTGGCCTATCAAGGGACGCAGCAACCTTTGGTGATGCGCCCGTACTTCCATCTCACACGGTTTTATGCGGTTTGGAAAAAAGCCCGTAACCGACTCAAACTCGCCCGCAGCAAGACCAATAATTCCAATATGACCCTTAAAGGCCACAAGGCCATGGGGATCAAACTGACCCCCGCCTCATTTATGGATTTATGCCTGTCGGAAAACGATCGACGGATGGATTGCTTCGACTCTCGCCTGCTTCGACCGAAATTTATGCCAAGCGTGGTAAAAATGTCACGCCGTTTTATACATGACTAA
- a CDS encoding ABC transporter, with product MRALNSLERNTLGVIGVVLAIVLFVALNLLSTITLRSAQLDLTEGKLFTLSDGTREVLSKIEEPIKLRFYASRSLTDRSPIHGNYISRVREFLQNYVDLANGKLILEIHDPEPYSAIEDEAVAYGLQGVPLSETGEQGYFGLAGTNSTDDEEKIPFFNLQREQSLEYDLTRLVFDLSKPKQKVVGLINALNMDSDPLNRRAPWAMTDRLKQFFEVKTIAPTQPFIDEDIDVLMIAHPMELSKRLVYAIDQFILRGGRAMVFIDPHSEYTVGFNQATRRPGGGNTASGHIIKDLLDAWGVKMDYEKFVSDQTYSVKVQTSTMGTQAAVDYLPWFQTDARVMSDDDVVTSELKQVFFASSGSLTLKKDAKTTLTPLITSSAKSALQDLKLVMTKPNPIAIFEKFKADDTKHVLAARLQGPVKTAFPDGPPKLEGEKKEDRDKVVKAHLAESKEAVNLILVADTDMLADRFWTQTQDFFGRKMVIPTSSNGDFVTNSVDNLTGSNALISLRSRGESARPFHRVTQIQKAAEFKYRKTEKSLRDKMSELETKLSGLQKQTTGTGTVIVSDKQKAAMLGLRNQLIGIRRQLRGVQHALKRDIESLDTRLKILNIWAMPLIISLIAVILAVIRRRKRHQPVVA from the coding sequence ATGCGTGCTTTGAATTCCCTAGAACGGAACACTTTGGGCGTGATCGGTGTGGTGCTGGCAATCGTATTATTTGTCGCCTTGAACCTTTTGAGCACGATCACTTTGCGGTCGGCCCAATTGGACCTGACAGAAGGCAAGCTGTTCACGCTTTCCGATGGAACCCGTGAAGTGCTCTCCAAAATCGAAGAGCCGATTAAGCTTCGCTTTTATGCCTCTAGGAGCCTGACTGACAGAAGCCCCATTCACGGCAACTATATCAGCCGGGTTCGCGAGTTCTTGCAGAACTATGTTGATCTGGCAAATGGTAAGCTGATCCTGGAAATCCATGATCCGGAGCCCTACTCCGCGATTGAAGACGAAGCCGTCGCATACGGCCTACAAGGCGTGCCGCTAAGCGAAACCGGCGAGCAAGGCTATTTTGGCCTGGCCGGGACCAACAGCACCGATGATGAAGAAAAAATTCCATTTTTTAATCTACAACGTGAACAGAGCTTGGAATACGACCTGACTCGGTTGGTCTTTGACCTCTCCAAGCCGAAGCAGAAAGTGGTTGGGTTGATCAACGCTTTGAACATGGATTCAGACCCGTTGAACCGGCGTGCACCTTGGGCCATGACGGACCGCCTGAAGCAGTTCTTTGAAGTTAAGACGATTGCACCAACTCAGCCGTTCATCGACGAAGATATTGATGTGCTGATGATCGCGCACCCGATGGAACTCTCCAAGCGACTGGTATACGCCATTGATCAGTTCATCCTCCGCGGTGGACGGGCGATGGTGTTTATAGACCCGCATTCTGAATACACCGTCGGGTTTAACCAAGCCACACGCCGCCCTGGTGGTGGAAATACGGCGTCGGGCCACATCATAAAAGATCTTCTTGATGCCTGGGGCGTAAAGATGGACTACGAGAAATTCGTCAGCGATCAGACCTATTCCGTGAAGGTTCAGACGTCAACGATGGGCACCCAAGCTGCGGTCGATTATCTTCCCTGGTTCCAAACCGATGCACGGGTGATGTCTGACGACGATGTGGTTACGTCTGAGCTTAAGCAGGTATTCTTTGCGTCATCAGGCTCACTAACCCTGAAGAAAGACGCCAAGACCACCCTGACACCGCTGATCACGTCCAGCGCCAAATCTGCGCTACAGGATCTCAAGTTGGTGATGACCAAGCCTAACCCAATCGCAATTTTCGAAAAATTTAAAGCCGATGATACCAAACACGTCTTGGCAGCCCGCTTACAAGGTCCAGTAAAGACGGCCTTTCCAGACGGCCCGCCGAAACTTGAGGGCGAGAAAAAAGAAGATCGCGATAAAGTCGTGAAGGCACACTTGGCCGAATCCAAGGAAGCCGTCAACCTGATCTTGGTTGCCGATACAGATATGCTGGCCGATCGTTTCTGGACTCAAACCCAGGACTTCTTCGGTCGCAAGATGGTCATCCCAACCTCCAGCAACGGTGACTTCGTAACCAACTCTGTGGACAACCTGACTGGCAGTAATGCACTGATCAGTCTGCGCAGTCGCGGCGAATCAGCCCGGCCTTTCCATCGGGTGACGCAAATCCAGAAGGCGGCAGAGTTCAAGTACCGCAAGACAGAAAAATCTCTCAGGGATAAGATGAGCGAGTTGGAAACAAAGCTGAGTGGTCTGCAAAAGCAAACCACGGGCACGGGCACGGTAATCGTGTCGGATAAGCAGAAAGCAGCCATGCTTGGACTGCGCAATCAGCTTATCGGTATTCGCCGTCAACTTAGGGGCGTCCAGCACGCGCTAAAGCGGGATATTGAGTCGTTGGATACGCGGTTGAAGATTTTGAATATTTGGGCCATGCCGCTGATCATCAGCTTGATCGCCGTTATCTTAGCCGTCATTCGCCGCCGCAAACGGCACCAACCGGTCGTGGCTTAG
- the rpoH gene encoding RNA polymerase sigma factor RpoH, giving the protein MANLTLPAVPVDGGLSRYFNEVWTFPVLTADEEVMLAERLREHNDTDAAHKLVTSHLRLVAKMAMGYRGYGLPVADLVSEGTIGLMRAVKKFDPDRGFRLSTYAMWWIKASITEYVLKSWSMVKLGTVAAQKKLFFSLRRVKNNLKIIDTGELTPEQSLQLSSALNVSEVDLITMNRRLSGRDVSLNAPMSQEGDSMEFQDTLVDDTPSPEHLTAETEQRDLHRDQLSQAMATLPDRERHIFEQRRLSEEPPTLEELGVHYGVSRERIRQLEVRAFEKVKFAMLEATQAIEAKTTAITA; this is encoded by the coding sequence ATGGCGAATTTAACATTACCCGCAGTGCCCGTAGACGGTGGTCTATCGAGGTATTTTAACGAAGTTTGGACCTTCCCTGTTTTAACAGCGGACGAAGAAGTCATGCTTGCCGAACGCCTGCGCGAACACAATGACACGGACGCGGCGCATAAGCTGGTGACCAGTCATCTGCGCTTGGTCGCCAAAATGGCCATGGGATACCGCGGATACGGCCTTCCAGTCGCTGATTTGGTAAGCGAGGGAACAATCGGTTTAATGCGCGCGGTAAAGAAATTTGATCCCGATCGCGGATTCCGCCTGTCCACCTACGCCATGTGGTGGATCAAGGCCTCTATCACCGAATACGTGCTGAAATCCTGGTCGATGGTGAAACTGGGTACGGTTGCAGCCCAGAAGAAGCTATTTTTCTCGCTCAGGCGAGTCAAAAACAACCTGAAGATCATCGATACCGGCGAGTTAACGCCTGAACAGAGCCTTCAACTGTCGAGTGCGTTGAACGTCTCAGAAGTTGATCTGATCACCATGAACCGGCGTTTGTCCGGGCGGGACGTGTCTTTAAATGCTCCGATGTCTCAAGAAGGCGATTCCATGGAGTTTCAGGACACTCTGGTTGATGACACCCCCTCGCCGGAGCACCTGACAGCTGAGACGGAGCAGAGAGACCTTCATCGCGATCAACTGTCCCAGGCTATGGCGACTTTGCCTGACCGCGAACGGCATATTTTTGAGCAGCGTCGACTAAGTGAAGAACCACCAACCCTGGAGGAACTGGGTGTGCATTACGGTGTCAGCCGTGAACGCATTCGCCAGTTGGAAGTCCGCGCCTTCGAAAAAGTCAAATTTGCGATGTTGGAGGCGACACAGGCAATCGAGGCAAAAACCACCGCTATCACCGCTTAA
- a CDS encoding ABC transporter permease subunit translates to MGNTKVILGREFAAYFSTPIAYVFIVIFLASSGTFAFFLGNFFGRGQADMHAFFTYAPWLYLFFAPAVAMRLWAEEKKTGTIELIMTLPVSTVEVVLSKFLAAWAFIGVALALTFPLWISVNYLGDPDNGVIFAGYVGTFFMAGGFLAIGSCISATTNNQVIAFIVSAVVCFLFLTSGLPLVLNFFQGWAPDFLVDTISAMSFLTHFTSITKGIIDLRDVVFFGSLIGLALFINTIIVDAKKGA, encoded by the coding sequence ATGGGAAACACCAAAGTCATTTTGGGGCGTGAATTTGCGGCGTATTTCTCAACGCCGATTGCCTACGTCTTTATTGTTATATTCCTTGCATCGAGCGGGACATTTGCGTTCTTCCTGGGCAATTTCTTTGGTCGTGGCCAGGCAGATATGCATGCCTTCTTCACCTACGCACCTTGGTTGTATCTTTTCTTTGCTCCCGCAGTCGCCATGCGGCTTTGGGCGGAAGAGAAAAAGACCGGGACCATTGAACTGATTATGACCCTGCCGGTTTCCACGGTGGAAGTCGTATTGAGCAAGTTTCTCGCAGCCTGGGCCTTCATTGGCGTCGCTTTAGCGTTAACCTTCCCGTTGTGGATCAGTGTTAATTACTTAGGTGACCCTGATAACGGTGTAATTTTCGCAGGCTACGTCGGCACGTTCTTCATGGCGGGTGGTTTCCTGGCGATTGGATCGTGCATTTCAGCGACGACCAATAACCAAGTCATCGCATTTATCGTATCTGCGGTGGTGTGCTTCCTGTTTTTGACCAGCGGGTTGCCGTTGGTCCTGAATTTTTTCCAGGGATGGGCGCCAGATTTTCTAGTCGACACGATCTCTGCAATGAGCTTCCTCACCCATTTCACGTCGATCACCAAGGGCATCATTGATTTACGGGACGTGGTCTTCTTTGGATCCCTGATCGGGTTGGCACTGTTTATCAATACCATCATTGTTGATGCGAAGAAGGGAGCTTAA